Proteins from a single region of Orcinus orca chromosome 20, mOrcOrc1.1, whole genome shotgun sequence:
- the PAFAH1B3 gene encoding platelet-activating factor acetylhydrolase IB subunit alpha1 isoform X2, whose translation MSGEENPASKPTPVQDVQGDGRWMSLHHRFVADSKDKEPEVVFIGDSLVQLMHQCEIWRELFSPLHALNFGIGGDSTQHVLWRLENGELEHIRPKGLLPRGQHPNPLREKNRQVNELVRAALAGHPRAHFLDADPGFVHSDGTISHHDMYDYLHLSRLGYTPVCRTLHSLLLRLLAQDQGQGSAPLPEPTP comes from the exons ATGAGTGGAGAAGAGAACCCAGCCAGCAAGCCCACGCCGGTGCAGGACGTGCAGGGCGACGGGCGCTGGATGTCCCTG CACCATCGGTTCGTAGCCGACAGCAAAGATAAAGAACCCGAAGTCGTCTTCATCGGGGACTCCTTAGTCCAGCTAATGCACCAGTGCGAG ATCTGGCGGGAGCTCTTTTCCCCTCTTCATGCACTTAACTTTGGCATTGGCGGTGACAGCACGCAGCACGTGCTGTGGCGTCTGGAGAACGGGGAGCTGGAACACATCCGGCCCAAG GGCCTGCTTCCTCGGGGCCAGCACCCCAACCCACTTCGCGAGAAAAACCGACAGGTCAATGAGCTGGTACGGGCAGCACTGGCTGGCCACCCACGGGCGCACTTCCTGGATGCAGACCCTGGCTTTGTGCACTCAGATGGTACCATAAGTCACCATGACATGTATGATTACCTGCATCTCAGCCGGCTGGGGTACACACCTGTTTGCCGGACCCTGCACTCCCTGCTTCTGCGTCTGCTCGCCCAAGACCAGGGACAGGGTAGTGCTCCCCTGCCAGAACCCACACCCTAA
- the PAFAH1B3 gene encoding platelet-activating factor acetylhydrolase IB subunit alpha1 isoform X1 — MSGEENPASKPTPVQDVQGDGRWMSLHHRFVADSKDKEPEVVFIGDSLVQLMHQCEIWRELFSPLHALNFGIGGDSTQHVLWRLENGELEHIRPKIVVVWVGTNNHGHTAEQVAGGIKAIVQLVNQRQPQARVVVLGLLPRGQHPNPLREKNRQVNELVRAALAGHPRAHFLDADPGFVHSDGTISHHDMYDYLHLSRLGYTPVCRTLHSLLLRLLAQDQGQGSAPLPEPTP, encoded by the exons ATGAGTGGAGAAGAGAACCCAGCCAGCAAGCCCACGCCGGTGCAGGACGTGCAGGGCGACGGGCGCTGGATGTCCCTG CACCATCGGTTCGTAGCCGACAGCAAAGATAAAGAACCCGAAGTCGTCTTCATCGGGGACTCCTTAGTCCAGCTAATGCACCAGTGCGAG ATCTGGCGGGAGCTCTTTTCCCCTCTTCATGCACTTAACTTTGGCATTGGCGGTGACAGCACGCAGCACGTGCTGTGGCGTCTGGAGAACGGGGAGCTGGAACACATCCGGCCCAAG ATTGTGGTGGTCTGGGTGGGTACCAATAACCACGGGCACACCGCAGAGCAGGTGGCTGGAGGCATCAAGGCCATCGTGCAACTGGTGAACCAGCGGCAGCCCCAGGCCCGGGTCGTGGTGCTG GGCCTGCTTCCTCGGGGCCAGCACCCCAACCCACTTCGCGAGAAAAACCGACAGGTCAATGAGCTGGTACGGGCAGCACTGGCTGGCCACCCACGGGCGCACTTCCTGGATGCAGACCCTGGCTTTGTGCACTCAGATGGTACCATAAGTCACCATGACATGTATGATTACCTGCATCTCAGCCGGCTGGGGTACACACCTGTTTGCCGGACCCTGCACTCCCTGCTTCTGCGTCTGCTCGCCCAAGACCAGGGACAGGGTAGTGCTCCCCTGCCAGAACCCACACCCTAA